A region of Salmo salar chromosome ssa17, Ssal_v3.1, whole genome shotgun sequence DNA encodes the following proteins:
- the LOC106575608 gene encoding poly(rC)-binding protein 3 isoform X7, with protein MEPPKVQQPGEGGLNVTLTIRLLMHGKEVGSIIGKKGETVKKMREEVSASGARINISEGNCPERIVTITGPTDAIFKAFAMIAYKFEEDIINSMSNSPATSKPPVTLRLVVPASQCGSLIGKGGSKIKEMRESTGAQVQVAGDMLPNSTERAVTISGAPEAIIQCVKQICVVMLESPPKGATIPYRPKPASTPVIFSGGQVRADPLGASTANLSLLLQHQPLPAYTIQGQYAIPHPDLTKLHQLAMQQTPFNPLGQTTPAFPGLDASNQASTHELTIPNDLIGCIIGRQGTKINEIRQMSGAQIKIANAMEGSSERQITITGTPANISLAQYLINARFRDVAAMWNDPSSMTTS; from the exons ATGGAACCACCCAAGGTGCAGCAGCCAGGCGAAGGAGGCCTCAACGTTACCCTCACCATCAGGCTTCTGATGCACGGCAAG GAGGTTGGAAGCATCATTGGAAAG aaaggagagacagtgaAGAAGATGCGTGAAGAGGTAAGTGCA AGCGGTGCACGCATCAACATCTCTGAGGGAAACTGCCCAGAGAGGATAGTTACCATCACCGGACCCACAGATGCCATCTTCAAGGCCTTCGCCATGATCGCATACAAGTTTGAAGAG GATATAATCAACTCTATGAGCAACAGTCCAGCCACCAGCAAGCCCCCTGTCACTCTGCGTCTGGTGGTCCCAGCCAGCCAATGTGGCTCCCTCATAGGGAAAGGAGGCTCCAAGATCAAAGAAATGAGAGAG TCCACAGGTGCTCAGGTACAGGTCGCAGGGGACATGCTGCCCAACTCCACTGAACGAGCAGTCACCATCTCAGGAGCCCCGGAAGCCATTATCCAGTGTGTCAAGCAGATCTGTGTTGTCATGCTAGAG tccCCACCGAAAGGTGCCACTATCCCCTACCGCCCCAAGCCTGCCTCCACCCCCGTCATTTTTTCAGGTGGCCAGGTAAGAGCCGACCCGCTGGGGGCCTCCACTGCCAACCTCAGCCTCTTACTGCAGCACCAGCCACTGCCT gCTTACACCATTCAGGGACAATACGCCATCCCTCACCCTGAC TTGACCAAGCTCCACCAGTTGGCTATGCAGCAAACCCCCTTTAATCCCCTTGGACAGACCACCCCTGCCTTCCCCG GTCTGGATGCCAGTAACCAGGCCAGTACTCATGAACTCACCATTCCCAATGAT CTAATAGGCTGCATAATCGGGCGCCAGGGAACCAAAATCAACGAGATCCGTCAGATGTCTGGGGCGCAGATCAAAATTGCTAACGCCATGGAAGGGTCATCGGAGCGCCAGATCACCATCACAGGAACCCCCGCCAACATCAGCCTGGCCCAGTACCTCATCAACGCAAG GTTCAGAGACGTGGCGGCCATGTGGAATGACCCATCCTCCATGACGACATCCTAA
- the LOC106575608 gene encoding poly(rC)-binding protein 3 isoform X3 — MEPPKVQQPGEGGLNVTLTIRLLMHGKEVGSIIGKKGETVKKMREESGARINISEGNCPERIVTITGPTDAIFKAFAMIAYKFEEDIINSMSNSPATSKPPVTLRLVVPASQCGSLIGKGGSKIKEMRESTGAQVQVAGDMLPNSTERAVTISGAPEAIIQCVKQICVVMLESPPKGATIPYRPKPASTPVIFSGGQVRADPLGASTANLSLLLQHQPLPAYTIQGQYAIPHPDLCCPSYPPQQLTKLHQLAMQQTPFNPLGQTTPAFPAGLDASNQASTHELTIPNDLIGCIIGRQGTKINEIRQMSGAQIKIANAMEGSSERQITITGTPANISLAQYLINARFRDVAAMWNDPSSMTTS; from the exons ATGGAACCACCCAAGGTGCAGCAGCCAGGCGAAGGAGGCCTCAACGTTACCCTCACCATCAGGCTTCTGATGCACGGCAAG GAGGTTGGAAGCATCATTGGAAAG aaaggagagacagtgaAGAAGATGCGTGAAGAG AGCGGTGCACGCATCAACATCTCTGAGGGAAACTGCCCAGAGAGGATAGTTACCATCACCGGACCCACAGATGCCATCTTCAAGGCCTTCGCCATGATCGCATACAAGTTTGAAGAG GATATAATCAACTCTATGAGCAACAGTCCAGCCACCAGCAAGCCCCCTGTCACTCTGCGTCTGGTGGTCCCAGCCAGCCAATGTGGCTCCCTCATAGGGAAAGGAGGCTCCAAGATCAAAGAAATGAGAGAG TCCACAGGTGCTCAGGTACAGGTCGCAGGGGACATGCTGCCCAACTCCACTGAACGAGCAGTCACCATCTCAGGAGCCCCGGAAGCCATTATCCAGTGTGTCAAGCAGATCTGTGTTGTCATGCTAGAG tccCCACCGAAAGGTGCCACTATCCCCTACCGCCCCAAGCCTGCCTCCACCCCCGTCATTTTTTCAGGTGGCCAGGTAAGAGCCGACCCGCTGGGGGCCTCCACTGCCAACCTCAGCCTCTTACTGCAGCACCAGCCACTGCCT gCTTACACCATTCAGGGACAATACGCCATCCCTCACCCTGAC CTCTGCTGTCCCTCCTACCCCCCTCAGCAGTTGACCAAGCTCCACCAGTTGGCTATGCAGCAAACCCCCTTTAATCCCCTTGGACAGACCACCCCTGCCTTCCCCG CAGGTCTGGATGCCAGTAACCAGGCCAGTACTCATGAACTCACCATTCCCAATGAT CTAATAGGCTGCATAATCGGGCGCCAGGGAACCAAAATCAACGAGATCCGTCAGATGTCTGGGGCGCAGATCAAAATTGCTAACGCCATGGAAGGGTCATCGGAGCGCCAGATCACCATCACAGGAACCCCCGCCAACATCAGCCTGGCCCAGTACCTCATCAACGCAAG GTTCAGAGACGTGGCGGCCATGTGGAATGACCCATCCTCCATGACGACATCCTAA
- the LOC106575608 gene encoding poly(rC)-binding protein 3 isoform X15 — translation MEPPKVQQPGEGGLNVTLTIRLLMHGKEVGSIIGKKGETVKKMREEVSASGARINISEGNCPERIVTITGPTDAIFKAFAMIAYKFEEDIINSMSNSPATSKPPVTLRLVVPASQCGSLIGKGGSKIKEMRESTGAQVQVAGDMLPNSTERAVTISGAPEAIIQCVKQICVVMLESPPKGATIPYRPKPASTPVIFSGGQAYTIQGQYAIPHPDLTKLHQLAMQQTPFNPLGQTTPAFPAGLDASNQASTHELTIPNDLIGCIIGRQGTKINEIRQMSGAQIKIANAMEGSSERQITITGTPANISLAQYLINARFRDVAAMWNDPSSMTTS, via the exons ATGGAACCACCCAAGGTGCAGCAGCCAGGCGAAGGAGGCCTCAACGTTACCCTCACCATCAGGCTTCTGATGCACGGCAAG GAGGTTGGAAGCATCATTGGAAAG aaaggagagacagtgaAGAAGATGCGTGAAGAGGTAAGTGCA AGCGGTGCACGCATCAACATCTCTGAGGGAAACTGCCCAGAGAGGATAGTTACCATCACCGGACCCACAGATGCCATCTTCAAGGCCTTCGCCATGATCGCATACAAGTTTGAAGAG GATATAATCAACTCTATGAGCAACAGTCCAGCCACCAGCAAGCCCCCTGTCACTCTGCGTCTGGTGGTCCCAGCCAGCCAATGTGGCTCCCTCATAGGGAAAGGAGGCTCCAAGATCAAAGAAATGAGAGAG TCCACAGGTGCTCAGGTACAGGTCGCAGGGGACATGCTGCCCAACTCCACTGAACGAGCAGTCACCATCTCAGGAGCCCCGGAAGCCATTATCCAGTGTGTCAAGCAGATCTGTGTTGTCATGCTAGAG tccCCACCGAAAGGTGCCACTATCCCCTACCGCCCCAAGCCTGCCTCCACCCCCGTCATTTTTTCAGGTGGCCAG gCTTACACCATTCAGGGACAATACGCCATCCCTCACCCTGAC TTGACCAAGCTCCACCAGTTGGCTATGCAGCAAACCCCCTTTAATCCCCTTGGACAGACCACCCCTGCCTTCCCCG CAGGTCTGGATGCCAGTAACCAGGCCAGTACTCATGAACTCACCATTCCCAATGAT CTAATAGGCTGCATAATCGGGCGCCAGGGAACCAAAATCAACGAGATCCGTCAGATGTCTGGGGCGCAGATCAAAATTGCTAACGCCATGGAAGGGTCATCGGAGCGCCAGATCACCATCACAGGAACCCCCGCCAACATCAGCCTGGCCCAGTACCTCATCAACGCAAG GTTCAGAGACGTGGCGGCCATGTGGAATGACCCATCCTCCATGACGACATCCTAA
- the LOC106575608 gene encoding poly(rC)-binding protein 3 isoform X20, giving the protein MEPPKVQQPGEGGLNVTLTIRLLMHGKEVGSIIGKKGETVKKMREEVSASGARINISEGNCPERIVTITGPTDAIFKAFAMIAYKFEEDIINSMSNSPATSKPPVTLRLVVPASQCGSLIGKGGSKIKEMRESTGAQVQVAGDMLPNSTERAVTISGAPEAIIQCVKQICVVMLEAYTIQGQYAIPHPDLCCPSYPPQQLTKLHQLAMQQTPFNPLGQTTPAFPAGLDASNQASTHELTIPNDLIGCIIGRQGTKINEIRQMSGAQIKIANAMEGSSERQITITGTPANISLAQYLINARFRDVAAMWNDPSSMTTS; this is encoded by the exons ATGGAACCACCCAAGGTGCAGCAGCCAGGCGAAGGAGGCCTCAACGTTACCCTCACCATCAGGCTTCTGATGCACGGCAAG GAGGTTGGAAGCATCATTGGAAAG aaaggagagacagtgaAGAAGATGCGTGAAGAGGTAAGTGCA AGCGGTGCACGCATCAACATCTCTGAGGGAAACTGCCCAGAGAGGATAGTTACCATCACCGGACCCACAGATGCCATCTTCAAGGCCTTCGCCATGATCGCATACAAGTTTGAAGAG GATATAATCAACTCTATGAGCAACAGTCCAGCCACCAGCAAGCCCCCTGTCACTCTGCGTCTGGTGGTCCCAGCCAGCCAATGTGGCTCCCTCATAGGGAAAGGAGGCTCCAAGATCAAAGAAATGAGAGAG TCCACAGGTGCTCAGGTACAGGTCGCAGGGGACATGCTGCCCAACTCCACTGAACGAGCAGTCACCATCTCAGGAGCCCCGGAAGCCATTATCCAGTGTGTCAAGCAGATCTGTGTTGTCATGCTAGAG gCTTACACCATTCAGGGACAATACGCCATCCCTCACCCTGAC CTCTGCTGTCCCTCCTACCCCCCTCAGCAGTTGACCAAGCTCCACCAGTTGGCTATGCAGCAAACCCCCTTTAATCCCCTTGGACAGACCACCCCTGCCTTCCCCG CAGGTCTGGATGCCAGTAACCAGGCCAGTACTCATGAACTCACCATTCCCAATGAT CTAATAGGCTGCATAATCGGGCGCCAGGGAACCAAAATCAACGAGATCCGTCAGATGTCTGGGGCGCAGATCAAAATTGCTAACGCCATGGAAGGGTCATCGGAGCGCCAGATCACCATCACAGGAACCCCCGCCAACATCAGCCTGGCCCAGTACCTCATCAACGCAAG GTTCAGAGACGTGGCGGCCATGTGGAATGACCCATCCTCCATGACGACATCCTAA
- the LOC106575608 gene encoding poly(rC)-binding protein 3 isoform X8, whose amino-acid sequence MEPPKVQQPGEGGLNVTLTIRLLMHGKEVGSIIGKKGETVKKMREESGARINISEGNCPERIVTITGPTDAIFKAFAMIAYKFEEDIINSMSNSPATSKPPVTLRLVVPASQCGSLIGKGGSKIKEMRESTGAQVQVAGDMLPNSTERAVTISGAPEAIIQCVKQICVVMLESPPKGATIPYRPKPASTPVIFSGGQVRADPLGASTANLSLLLQHQPLPAYTIQGQYAIPHPDQLTKLHQLAMQQTPFNPLGQTTPAFPAGLDASNQASTHELTIPNDLIGCIIGRQGTKINEIRQMSGAQIKIANAMEGSSERQITITGTPANISLAQYLINARFRDVAAMWNDPSSMTTS is encoded by the exons ATGGAACCACCCAAGGTGCAGCAGCCAGGCGAAGGAGGCCTCAACGTTACCCTCACCATCAGGCTTCTGATGCACGGCAAG GAGGTTGGAAGCATCATTGGAAAG aaaggagagacagtgaAGAAGATGCGTGAAGAG AGCGGTGCACGCATCAACATCTCTGAGGGAAACTGCCCAGAGAGGATAGTTACCATCACCGGACCCACAGATGCCATCTTCAAGGCCTTCGCCATGATCGCATACAAGTTTGAAGAG GATATAATCAACTCTATGAGCAACAGTCCAGCCACCAGCAAGCCCCCTGTCACTCTGCGTCTGGTGGTCCCAGCCAGCCAATGTGGCTCCCTCATAGGGAAAGGAGGCTCCAAGATCAAAGAAATGAGAGAG TCCACAGGTGCTCAGGTACAGGTCGCAGGGGACATGCTGCCCAACTCCACTGAACGAGCAGTCACCATCTCAGGAGCCCCGGAAGCCATTATCCAGTGTGTCAAGCAGATCTGTGTTGTCATGCTAGAG tccCCACCGAAAGGTGCCACTATCCCCTACCGCCCCAAGCCTGCCTCCACCCCCGTCATTTTTTCAGGTGGCCAGGTAAGAGCCGACCCGCTGGGGGCCTCCACTGCCAACCTCAGCCTCTTACTGCAGCACCAGCCACTGCCT gCTTACACCATTCAGGGACAATACGCCATCCCTCACCCTGAC CAGTTGACCAAGCTCCACCAGTTGGCTATGCAGCAAACCCCCTTTAATCCCCTTGGACAGACCACCCCTGCCTTCCCCG CAGGTCTGGATGCCAGTAACCAGGCCAGTACTCATGAACTCACCATTCCCAATGAT CTAATAGGCTGCATAATCGGGCGCCAGGGAACCAAAATCAACGAGATCCGTCAGATGTCTGGGGCGCAGATCAAAATTGCTAACGCCATGGAAGGGTCATCGGAGCGCCAGATCACCATCACAGGAACCCCCGCCAACATCAGCCTGGCCCAGTACCTCATCAACGCAAG GTTCAGAGACGTGGCGGCCATGTGGAATGACCCATCCTCCATGACGACATCCTAA
- the LOC106575608 gene encoding poly(rC)-binding protein 3 isoform X5, with product MEPPKVQQPGEGGLNVTLTIRLLMHGKEVGSIIGKKGETVKKMREEVSASGARINISEGNCPERIVTITGPTDAIFKAFAMIAYKFEEDIINSMSNSPATSKPPVTLRLVVPASQCGSLIGKGGSKIKEMRESTGAQVQVAGDMLPNSTERAVTISGAPEAIIQCVKQICVVMLESPPKGATIPYRPKPASTPVIFSGGQVRADPLGASTANLSLLLQHQPLPAYTIQGQYAIPHPDLTKLHQLAMQQTPFNPLGQTTPAFPAGLDASNQASTHELTIPNDLIGCIIGRQGTKINEIRQMSGAQIKIANAMEGSSERQITITGTPANISLAQYLINARFRDVAAMWNDPSSMTTS from the exons ATGGAACCACCCAAGGTGCAGCAGCCAGGCGAAGGAGGCCTCAACGTTACCCTCACCATCAGGCTTCTGATGCACGGCAAG GAGGTTGGAAGCATCATTGGAAAG aaaggagagacagtgaAGAAGATGCGTGAAGAGGTAAGTGCA AGCGGTGCACGCATCAACATCTCTGAGGGAAACTGCCCAGAGAGGATAGTTACCATCACCGGACCCACAGATGCCATCTTCAAGGCCTTCGCCATGATCGCATACAAGTTTGAAGAG GATATAATCAACTCTATGAGCAACAGTCCAGCCACCAGCAAGCCCCCTGTCACTCTGCGTCTGGTGGTCCCAGCCAGCCAATGTGGCTCCCTCATAGGGAAAGGAGGCTCCAAGATCAAAGAAATGAGAGAG TCCACAGGTGCTCAGGTACAGGTCGCAGGGGACATGCTGCCCAACTCCACTGAACGAGCAGTCACCATCTCAGGAGCCCCGGAAGCCATTATCCAGTGTGTCAAGCAGATCTGTGTTGTCATGCTAGAG tccCCACCGAAAGGTGCCACTATCCCCTACCGCCCCAAGCCTGCCTCCACCCCCGTCATTTTTTCAGGTGGCCAGGTAAGAGCCGACCCGCTGGGGGCCTCCACTGCCAACCTCAGCCTCTTACTGCAGCACCAGCCACTGCCT gCTTACACCATTCAGGGACAATACGCCATCCCTCACCCTGAC TTGACCAAGCTCCACCAGTTGGCTATGCAGCAAACCCCCTTTAATCCCCTTGGACAGACCACCCCTGCCTTCCCCG CAGGTCTGGATGCCAGTAACCAGGCCAGTACTCATGAACTCACCATTCCCAATGAT CTAATAGGCTGCATAATCGGGCGCCAGGGAACCAAAATCAACGAGATCCGTCAGATGTCTGGGGCGCAGATCAAAATTGCTAACGCCATGGAAGGGTCATCGGAGCGCCAGATCACCATCACAGGAACCCCCGCCAACATCAGCCTGGCCCAGTACCTCATCAACGCAAG GTTCAGAGACGTGGCGGCCATGTGGAATGACCCATCCTCCATGACGACATCCTAA
- the LOC106575608 gene encoding poly(rC)-binding protein 3 isoform X6, with protein MEPPKVQQPGEGGLNVTLTIRLLMHGKEVGSIIGKKGETVKKMREEVSASGARINISEGNCPERIVTITGPTDAIFKAFAMIAYKFEEDIINSMSNSPATSKPPVTLRLVVPASQCGSLIGKGGSKIKEMRESTGAQVQVAGDMLPNSTERAVTISGAPEAIIQCVKQICVVMLESPPKGATIPYRPKPASTPVIFSGGQVRADPLGASTANLSLLLQHQPLPAYTIQGQYAIPHPDQLTKLHQLAMQQTPFNPLGQTTPAFPGLDASNQASTHELTIPNDLIGCIIGRQGTKINEIRQMSGAQIKIANAMEGSSERQITITGTPANISLAQYLINARFRDVAAMWNDPSSMTTS; from the exons ATGGAACCACCCAAGGTGCAGCAGCCAGGCGAAGGAGGCCTCAACGTTACCCTCACCATCAGGCTTCTGATGCACGGCAAG GAGGTTGGAAGCATCATTGGAAAG aaaggagagacagtgaAGAAGATGCGTGAAGAGGTAAGTGCA AGCGGTGCACGCATCAACATCTCTGAGGGAAACTGCCCAGAGAGGATAGTTACCATCACCGGACCCACAGATGCCATCTTCAAGGCCTTCGCCATGATCGCATACAAGTTTGAAGAG GATATAATCAACTCTATGAGCAACAGTCCAGCCACCAGCAAGCCCCCTGTCACTCTGCGTCTGGTGGTCCCAGCCAGCCAATGTGGCTCCCTCATAGGGAAAGGAGGCTCCAAGATCAAAGAAATGAGAGAG TCCACAGGTGCTCAGGTACAGGTCGCAGGGGACATGCTGCCCAACTCCACTGAACGAGCAGTCACCATCTCAGGAGCCCCGGAAGCCATTATCCAGTGTGTCAAGCAGATCTGTGTTGTCATGCTAGAG tccCCACCGAAAGGTGCCACTATCCCCTACCGCCCCAAGCCTGCCTCCACCCCCGTCATTTTTTCAGGTGGCCAGGTAAGAGCCGACCCGCTGGGGGCCTCCACTGCCAACCTCAGCCTCTTACTGCAGCACCAGCCACTGCCT gCTTACACCATTCAGGGACAATACGCCATCCCTCACCCTGAC CAGTTGACCAAGCTCCACCAGTTGGCTATGCAGCAAACCCCCTTTAATCCCCTTGGACAGACCACCCCTGCCTTCCCCG GTCTGGATGCCAGTAACCAGGCCAGTACTCATGAACTCACCATTCCCAATGAT CTAATAGGCTGCATAATCGGGCGCCAGGGAACCAAAATCAACGAGATCCGTCAGATGTCTGGGGCGCAGATCAAAATTGCTAACGCCATGGAAGGGTCATCGGAGCGCCAGATCACCATCACAGGAACCCCCGCCAACATCAGCCTGGCCCAGTACCTCATCAACGCAAG GTTCAGAGACGTGGCGGCCATGTGGAATGACCCATCCTCCATGACGACATCCTAA
- the LOC106575608 gene encoding poly(rC)-binding protein 3 isoform X1 codes for MEPPKVQQPGEGGLNVTLTIRLLMHGKEVGSIIGKKGETVKKMREEVSASGARINISEGNCPERIVTITGPTDAIFKAFAMIAYKFEEDIINSMSNSPATSKPPVTLRLVVPASQCGSLIGKGGSKIKEMRESTGAQVQVAGDMLPNSTERAVTISGAPEAIIQCVKQICVVMLESPPKGATIPYRPKPASTPVIFSGGQVRADPLGASTANLSLLLQHQPLPAYTIQGQYAIPHPDLCCPSYPPQQLTKLHQLAMQQTPFNPLGQTTPAFPAGLDASNQASTHELTIPNDLIGCIIGRQGTKINEIRQMSGAQIKIANAMEGSSERQITITGTPANISLAQYLINARFRDVAAMWNDPSSMTTS; via the exons ATGGAACCACCCAAGGTGCAGCAGCCAGGCGAAGGAGGCCTCAACGTTACCCTCACCATCAGGCTTCTGATGCACGGCAAG GAGGTTGGAAGCATCATTGGAAAG aaaggagagacagtgaAGAAGATGCGTGAAGAGGTAAGTGCA AGCGGTGCACGCATCAACATCTCTGAGGGAAACTGCCCAGAGAGGATAGTTACCATCACCGGACCCACAGATGCCATCTTCAAGGCCTTCGCCATGATCGCATACAAGTTTGAAGAG GATATAATCAACTCTATGAGCAACAGTCCAGCCACCAGCAAGCCCCCTGTCACTCTGCGTCTGGTGGTCCCAGCCAGCCAATGTGGCTCCCTCATAGGGAAAGGAGGCTCCAAGATCAAAGAAATGAGAGAG TCCACAGGTGCTCAGGTACAGGTCGCAGGGGACATGCTGCCCAACTCCACTGAACGAGCAGTCACCATCTCAGGAGCCCCGGAAGCCATTATCCAGTGTGTCAAGCAGATCTGTGTTGTCATGCTAGAG tccCCACCGAAAGGTGCCACTATCCCCTACCGCCCCAAGCCTGCCTCCACCCCCGTCATTTTTTCAGGTGGCCAGGTAAGAGCCGACCCGCTGGGGGCCTCCACTGCCAACCTCAGCCTCTTACTGCAGCACCAGCCACTGCCT gCTTACACCATTCAGGGACAATACGCCATCCCTCACCCTGAC CTCTGCTGTCCCTCCTACCCCCCTCAGCAGTTGACCAAGCTCCACCAGTTGGCTATGCAGCAAACCCCCTTTAATCCCCTTGGACAGACCACCCCTGCCTTCCCCG CAGGTCTGGATGCCAGTAACCAGGCCAGTACTCATGAACTCACCATTCCCAATGAT CTAATAGGCTGCATAATCGGGCGCCAGGGAACCAAAATCAACGAGATCCGTCAGATGTCTGGGGCGCAGATCAAAATTGCTAACGCCATGGAAGGGTCATCGGAGCGCCAGATCACCATCACAGGAACCCCCGCCAACATCAGCCTGGCCCAGTACCTCATCAACGCAAG GTTCAGAGACGTGGCGGCCATGTGGAATGACCCATCCTCCATGACGACATCCTAA
- the LOC106575608 gene encoding poly(rC)-binding protein 3 isoform X13 → MEPPKVQQPGEGGLNVTLTIRLLMHGKEVGSIIGKKGETVKKMREESGARINISEGNCPERIVTITGPTDAIFKAFAMIAYKFEEDIINSMSNSPATSKPPVTLRLVVPASQCGSLIGKGGSKIKEMRESTGAQVQVAGDMLPNSTERAVTISGAPEAIIQCVKQICVVMLESPPKGATIPYRPKPASTPVIFSGGQAYTIQGQYAIPHPDLCCPSYPPQQLTKLHQLAMQQTPFNPLGQTTPAFPAGLDASNQASTHELTIPNDLIGCIIGRQGTKINEIRQMSGAQIKIANAMEGSSERQITITGTPANISLAQYLINARFRDVAAMWNDPSSMTTS, encoded by the exons ATGGAACCACCCAAGGTGCAGCAGCCAGGCGAAGGAGGCCTCAACGTTACCCTCACCATCAGGCTTCTGATGCACGGCAAG GAGGTTGGAAGCATCATTGGAAAG aaaggagagacagtgaAGAAGATGCGTGAAGAG AGCGGTGCACGCATCAACATCTCTGAGGGAAACTGCCCAGAGAGGATAGTTACCATCACCGGACCCACAGATGCCATCTTCAAGGCCTTCGCCATGATCGCATACAAGTTTGAAGAG GATATAATCAACTCTATGAGCAACAGTCCAGCCACCAGCAAGCCCCCTGTCACTCTGCGTCTGGTGGTCCCAGCCAGCCAATGTGGCTCCCTCATAGGGAAAGGAGGCTCCAAGATCAAAGAAATGAGAGAG TCCACAGGTGCTCAGGTACAGGTCGCAGGGGACATGCTGCCCAACTCCACTGAACGAGCAGTCACCATCTCAGGAGCCCCGGAAGCCATTATCCAGTGTGTCAAGCAGATCTGTGTTGTCATGCTAGAG tccCCACCGAAAGGTGCCACTATCCCCTACCGCCCCAAGCCTGCCTCCACCCCCGTCATTTTTTCAGGTGGCCAG gCTTACACCATTCAGGGACAATACGCCATCCCTCACCCTGAC CTCTGCTGTCCCTCCTACCCCCCTCAGCAGTTGACCAAGCTCCACCAGTTGGCTATGCAGCAAACCCCCTTTAATCCCCTTGGACAGACCACCCCTGCCTTCCCCG CAGGTCTGGATGCCAGTAACCAGGCCAGTACTCATGAACTCACCATTCCCAATGAT CTAATAGGCTGCATAATCGGGCGCCAGGGAACCAAAATCAACGAGATCCGTCAGATGTCTGGGGCGCAGATCAAAATTGCTAACGCCATGGAAGGGTCATCGGAGCGCCAGATCACCATCACAGGAACCCCCGCCAACATCAGCCTGGCCCAGTACCTCATCAACGCAAG GTTCAGAGACGTGGCGGCCATGTGGAATGACCCATCCTCCATGACGACATCCTAA
- the LOC106575608 gene encoding poly(rC)-binding protein 3 isoform X21 — protein sequence MEPPKVQQPGEGGLNVTLTIRLLMHGKEVGSIIGKKGETVKKMREEVSASGARINISEGNCPERIVTITGPTDAIFKAFAMIAYKFEEDIINSMSNSPATSKPPVTLRLVVPASQCGSLIGKGGSKIKEMRESTGAQVQVAGDMLPNSTERAVTISGAPEAIIQCVKQICVVMLEAYTIQGQYAIPHPDQLTKLHQLAMQQTPFNPLGQTTPAFPAGLDASNQASTHELTIPNDLIGCIIGRQGTKINEIRQMSGAQIKIANAMEGSSERQITITGTPANISLAQYLINARFRDVAAMWNDPSSMTTS from the exons ATGGAACCACCCAAGGTGCAGCAGCCAGGCGAAGGAGGCCTCAACGTTACCCTCACCATCAGGCTTCTGATGCACGGCAAG GAGGTTGGAAGCATCATTGGAAAG aaaggagagacagtgaAGAAGATGCGTGAAGAGGTAAGTGCA AGCGGTGCACGCATCAACATCTCTGAGGGAAACTGCCCAGAGAGGATAGTTACCATCACCGGACCCACAGATGCCATCTTCAAGGCCTTCGCCATGATCGCATACAAGTTTGAAGAG GATATAATCAACTCTATGAGCAACAGTCCAGCCACCAGCAAGCCCCCTGTCACTCTGCGTCTGGTGGTCCCAGCCAGCCAATGTGGCTCCCTCATAGGGAAAGGAGGCTCCAAGATCAAAGAAATGAGAGAG TCCACAGGTGCTCAGGTACAGGTCGCAGGGGACATGCTGCCCAACTCCACTGAACGAGCAGTCACCATCTCAGGAGCCCCGGAAGCCATTATCCAGTGTGTCAAGCAGATCTGTGTTGTCATGCTAGAG gCTTACACCATTCAGGGACAATACGCCATCCCTCACCCTGAC CAGTTGACCAAGCTCCACCAGTTGGCTATGCAGCAAACCCCCTTTAATCCCCTTGGACAGACCACCCCTGCCTTCCCCG CAGGTCTGGATGCCAGTAACCAGGCCAGTACTCATGAACTCACCATTCCCAATGAT CTAATAGGCTGCATAATCGGGCGCCAGGGAACCAAAATCAACGAGATCCGTCAGATGTCTGGGGCGCAGATCAAAATTGCTAACGCCATGGAAGGGTCATCGGAGCGCCAGATCACCATCACAGGAACCCCCGCCAACATCAGCCTGGCCCAGTACCTCATCAACGCAAG GTTCAGAGACGTGGCGGCCATGTGGAATGACCCATCCTCCATGACGACATCCTAA